TATGACCTTTACGAGGACGGGCTGAAGATATATACCACTATCGACTCGAAGCTGCAGCAATATGCCGAGGAAGCGGTTGCCCAAAAAATGAAGATGCTGCAAAAGCGTTTTAACAACTTGTGGGGTAATAAAAACCCATGGAGAGATTCGAAAGGTGTAGAGATAAAAGACTTTTTGCTAAAAGCCGAGCAAAGGCTGCCTATATATAAGCTGCTGAGTAAAAAGTATAACGGCGATACTACACAAATAAACGCCTACTTTACCCGTAAAAAGAAAATGAACGTATTTACCTGGGCGGGCGACAGGGATACCACTTTCTCCAGCGTAGATTCTATTAAATATTACACCAAAATACTAAACACTGGTATGATGACCATGGAGCCATCAACCGGTAAAATAAAGGTTTGGGTTGGCGGTATCGACCATAAGTACTTTAACTACGACCACGTTAACCAAAGCAAACGCCAGGCAGGTTCAACATTTAAGCCTTTTGCCTATGTTACGGCCTTAGATAATGGCTTTACCCCTTGCGATAAGTTTACTGATAAACCGGTGACCATTAAATATACTGATAACGGCAAACCCGATGTTTGGCAGCCTAATAATGCCGATTTCCACTTCTCGTACCGCGAAATGTCGTTGCGTTGGGCTATGGGTAAATCGGTAAATTCCATCACCGCGCAGGTTACCGAACATGTGGGTTGGGATAAAATAGTTGAATATGCGCACAAAATTGGTATCGAAAGTCCATTAAAATCCGTACCATCAGTATCATTAGGGTCTAATGATGTATCGGTATTCGAAATGGTGCGTGCTTACAGTACATTTTTAAATAAAGGCGAAAAGGTAGACCCCCTGCTGGTAACAAAAATTACCGATCAGCGTGGTGATGTTATACAGGAGTTTACCTTGAAGGCCGAGCGTGTTTTAAGCGAAGAAACAGCCTGGCTAATGTTATATATGTTCCGTGGCGGTATGGAAGAACCGGGCGGTACTTCGCAGGCTTTATGGGAATACCCCGGCTTATGGAAAAAGAACAACCAGATAGGCGGTAAAACAGGTACATCAAGCGATTATGTAGATGGCTGGTACATGGGCATAACCAAGGATCTGGTAACCGGTATTTGGGTGGGTGCCGATGACCGTAGCGTACACTTTACCACATCCGAAACCGGCGAAGGCTCGCATACAGCCTTACCTATATTTGGCGCGTTTATGGAAAAGGTTTACGCCGACCCAAAATCCGGGTATACATACGGGCCATTCCCAAAACCATGGGTAAAAATTACTAAGGAGTATATGTGCCCGTCGCCCGAGATACGCGAAGACACTACCAGCACCGATAGCCTGAGCATCCCTTTAGATTCGGCAGGTTTAGTGCCACCTGCTGCACCTACAACCGAAGAAAACCCGGATACCAAGCAACCAACGCCTTAATAAATATGTATTTTAAGGCAAGTTATATTTAATTAAATTAGCAATTATTCTGTAAACAGGCTTATGAATAAACGTTACACGATCAATATCCCCCTAAAATATTTCGTAGTGCTGGTTTGCCTTATTGCAGGTTCGCTGTTTAACCAGCAGGCTAAGGCTCAGTATTTTGGGCAAAACAAGGTGCGCTATAAAAACCTTAAGTTCCAGGTTTTTAAAACCCCCCACTTCGAGATCTACTATTACATGAAAAATGATAGTTTGATCAAGCGTTTTGCACAGGAGAGCGAGTTGTGGTATACGTTGCATCAGCAAATTTTCCGTGATACATTTAGCAAGCCAAATCCTATCATTCTTTATAATAACCACCCCGATTTTCAGCAAACCACGGCTATTGACGGCGAAATAAGTGTAGGTACCGGTGGTATTACCGAAGGCTTAAAAAACCGCGTGGTAATGCCCGTGATGGAAACCAACCAAACCACGCGCCACGTGTTGGGGCACGAATTGGTGCACGCCTTTCAATACCACACACTGTTAGGTAAAGACTCGTCGAATTTTGAAAATATAGGCAACCTGCCCCTTTGGATGATAGAGGGTATGGCCGAATACCTGTCCTTAGGTAAAAAGGATGCCTATACCGCCATGTGGATGCGGGATGCCTATTTAAACCACGATATACCCTCGGTAAGGGACCTTACTGAGAGCAACAAATACTTCCCTTATCGTTATGGCGAGGCTTTTTGGTCGTACTTAGGCTCAACCTATGGCGATACCATTATTGTGCCCTTCTTTAAAAATGTGGCGCGTTACGGGCTTGATTATGGCATAAGGCGCACCTTTGGTTATGATGATAAAACACTTTCGCGCTTGTGGAAAAACTCAATAGAATCTACCTACAAGCCGCTTTTAAAAGATACTTTACAAACCCCTGTTGGTAAACGCTTAATTGACGAGAAGGTAGGTGGTGATTTAACTGTAGCCCCCGCAGTTAGTCCCGATGGTAAATACCTCGCTTTTTTATCCTCAAAAAGTTTATTCAGTATCGATCTGTACTTATCTGATGCCAAAACGGGCCGCGTTATTAAACGGCTCACCAGTAAAATATCTAACACGCATATAGATGAGTTTAACTTTATTGAGTCTGCCGGCGCGTGGTCGCCGGATAGTAAAAAGTTTGCATTTAGCGTATTTAGCAAAGGCCGTAACCGCATGCTGGTTGTTGATGTGCCCGACGGGCGAATACTGGATGATGTATCAATGGGTAAAGCCGAGCAGTTTAGTAACCTATCGTGGTCGCCGGATGGTAATAACATCGTTTTCCAGGGCTTGTCCGAGGGTCAGGGCGATCTGTACATGTACAGCTTTGATTCAAAAAAGGTTACCCAGTTAACCAACGATAAGTATTCTGATTATCAGCCTAACTTTTCGCGCGATGGCAAAAAGATCATATTTTCTACAGACAGGGCTACGTATGATACCAAATTATCGCAAGAGATAACTTTTAACCTTGCCGAGCTGGATTTAGCCACCCGTAAGGTTATCGATATAAAAGTGTTTACCGGCGCCAACAACCTTAACCCCGTATATTCGTCAGATGGTTCGCAGGTTTACTTCCTGTCTAACAGGGATGGTTACCGCAATATGTACCGTTATACGTTTAGCAGCGGCAAGGTTGAACAACTTACCGAGCTTTTTACCGGTATTTGCGGCATTACCGAGTTTTCGCCCGCGCTTAGCCTGTCGGCTACTAATGATGTGGTCTACTCCTACTACCGTAAGCAAAAATATGCTATCTATAATGCCAATGTAAGCGATTTTAAACCCGTTGTTATTGAGCCCGGTAACACCAACTTTGAGGCGGCAATGCTGCCTCCTACCCGCTCAGTTGGCGTCGACCTTATTAATGCCAACCTTAACAATTACCTGGCTTATAAGAAGCTGCCGGTCGACTCGATACAGGCTATTCCCTACAAACCCAAGTTTAAGCTTGATTATTTGGCCAGTAATGGTATCGGCGCTTCGGTAGGCTCATATGGTACAGGTCTGTCGAGCGGCGTACAGGGCGTGTTTAGCGATATTTTGGGACGTAACCAAATATATGCCGGGGCTGCAGTAAACGGCGAGATATACGATTTTGGGGGCCAGGTAGTTTATATAAACCAACAGGGCCGCTGGAATTTTGGCGTGGGGGCATCGCACATCCCTTATCAATCGGGTACCTACGGATATAATATTACTACTATACCTTATAAGGACGATAAAGGAAACGCTATACAACTACCGGTTTACGAAGAGCATACCGACATTATACGCACGTTTGAGGATGCGGTGCAATTGTTTACATCGTACCCTTTGTCGCGTTCAACACGTTTTGAAGTGGGTACAGGCGCGGCACGTTATTCGTACCGTGTAGACCGCTACAGCTATTATTACCAATACGACTCGACCACTAACGCAATAGGCGGCGTGGTAGATTACCGTAAACACAAAATATCCCGCGATCAGTTTAAGAACGAGACAGGGTACGATCTTAAGCCCTTCGCTATTTACCATTTAAATACGGCCCTGGTTGGCGATAATTCGGTATTTGGTATTGCTGCCCCATTAGATGGTTACAGGTACCGCTTAGAAGCCGAATACAACTTTGGTACCTATCAGTTCTTCTCTCCAACTATCGATCTGCGCAAATACGTACGGGTAGCACCGGTAACATTTGCCGCGCGTTTATATGGTTACGGGCGTTTTGGCAATAATAACACACAGGGCCTTTACCCATTGTATGTTGGCTATCCATTCCTGATAAGGGGTTACGAGGCACAGTCGTTTTATAATTCAAACAGCACACCAACCAATAACTTCACTATCGACCAACTATCGGGTAACCATATAGCGGTAGCCAATTTTGAGATGAGGCTGCCTTTTACCGGCCCCGAAAAACTATCGGTGATCAAATCAAAATTCCTGTTTAGCGACCTTAATATATTTTTTGATGCCGGGTTAGCCTGGAATAATGGCGATAAGATACAAGCTAAATTAAACCCCGACTTTTTAGGCAATGTGCCTGTGGTTGATAATAATGGCGCCCCGGTGTTAGATGGTAACGGCAACCCTACCCTTACACCTAAGTATAGCCGTGTACCCGCACTAAGCGCAGGTATATCATTAAGGGTGAATATATTTGGCTACTTTGTATTAGAACCGTATTACGCCATACCGTTTAACCGGTCAGACGTACGCAAGCCGGTGTTTGGTTTAACCTTTGCACCGGGTTGGTAACCTAACAAAGAAGGCGCTTAAATAAGCGCCTTCTTTGTTATATAATATAATCAGACTTAGGGATGACATCCAAACAATTATCCTTTGCGTAAATTTAGGTATTATGAAAAAATCGATATTAGCAATACTTATAATAAGCATATGCGCGGCATTTGGCTGCGATAATTCAAACGGCCAAACAGCCAAAGGCCAGCAGGAAAAACGCAGGTTGGCCAAGCCTGATGCGGAGTGGAAGAAAACACTTACCGATAACCAGTATTACATAATGGTAAAACAGGGAACCGAGCCGCCTTATAAAAACGCTTATTGGAATAACCACGAAAAAGGCGTTTATGTAAGCGCCGCCACGGGCGAAGTGTTATTTAGCTCGGAAGATAAATTTGATAGTGGTACGGGCTGGCCAAGTTTTGTTAAAGCAGTTGACCCCAACAAGGTGGAGATAGTGCGCGATAACAGCTTTGGCATGACCCGCGATGAGGTTGTTGAAAAAAGTACAGGCTTACACCTTGGCCATGTATTTGATGACGGCCCTGCAGACAGGGGCGGCAAAAGATTTTGCATGAACAGCGGTGCGTTAAAATTTATTAAAAAGTAACAGCCCTGCGTACCGGTTGTATTGAAGGCCTTGCGTTAAAAGCGTAGGGCCTTGTTTTTATCCCATTTTCAAAATTAAGGCCTATAGTAAGGTCAACCCAATCAGGATTTACCGGGCGTATCATTTTTTCTTTTTGCGGGCGAGTAAAAGTACTAACTGTTTTAAAGCGTTCCATTGCCTGTGCCTCGGTGTTTATCTCTTCAAAATATACTAAACGGTTTAGCTGTTGTGCGCTGTCGAAAAATAAGGTGGGCATTTCGCTGTAAAACTTAATGGTCTTTAATAGATCTGTGCACATGCCAACGTGTAAATTTTTCCTGTTTCTGTCTGTGATAATATAAACGAACCTCTTCATTTGATAAAAAAATTTGCTGATTAAAAAATAATTACTAATTTTATGAGCATAAAAATACTAACTATTTTAGCAATTCCAAATATTTATGTCAAATATTTCAAAAAATATAAAGTTTCTTAGAAAAAAGAAAGGCCTAACACAACAGCAATTTGCTGATCAGGTAGGCATAAAACGTTCATTAGTAGGTGCATACGAAGAAGAACGTGCCGAGCCTAAATATGAATTACTAAAAGAATTAGCATTGTTTTTTGATATCTCATTAGATGATTTTATCAACGAAACCATCGATGAAAAGTGGGCGCCGAAGCCAAAAGGCAACCCTGCAAACCTAAGAGTGCTAAGTATTTCGGTAGATAAAGACGATAACGAGAACATTGAACTGGTACCTTTAAAGGCTAGCGCTGGATATTTAAACGGTTACGCCGACCCCGAATATGTGGCGCAAATGCCAAAACTATACCTGCCTATGTTTAAGCAGGGCACCTACCGCGCTTTCGAGATAAAGGGCGATTCGATGCTGCCTTTGGTATCGGGTACTATTATAGTAGGCGAATACCAGGAAAACTGGGCCGATGTTAAAGCCGGCGAAACTTATGTGATCATATCAAAAAGCGAGGGCATTGTATACAAGCGTGCCGGTAACAAGTTTAAAGACAATAAAAAATTAAAGTTGGTATCTGATAACCCCGTTTACGAACCCTACGAAATAATGGCCGAAGATGTATTAGAGGTATGGAAAGCTAAGGCATACATATCTACCCATATGCCTATGCCTACCCCCGAGCCTACCATGGAAAGCCTAACCACCATGATGGCCCAGATGCAACGCTCAATAGCCGGCTTAAAGGGAAATAATTAGGTTAAAAGTTTAAAAAGTTACAAGGGTTGTAATGGTTAAAGAGGTTTAAAGTCCTATACCATTACAGCCCTTTTTCTTTTAAAGATCCATTTTAGTCCGCTACCCCAACAAAGCAACAATTAAGTTACAAGGTTGCTATTAAACTATTGCAAGCTATCTTTATCATAACATCAATTAAAAACTAAAAATTTATTTATGAAAAAAGTGATGATGATCTGCTTGTTCCTGATAGGGATATCGGCAGTAAGCCGCGCGCAAGGCGGCGGTATGAGAATGGCTCCTGCAGACAGGGCTAAACAAATTCAAACCCAATTAAAACTTAGCGACGACCAGACAGCTAAAATTACAGCTATTTACGAGGCACAAAGCAAGCAAATAGATAGTTTGCGTAACGCAGGTGGCGACAGATCGGCTTTTCGCCCGTTGATGGAAGCAACCAATACCAAAGTTAAAGCGGTATTAACTGCCGACCAGGCAGCTGCCTACCAAAAATGGATGGACGAAAGACGCGCCCAACGTGGTGGCGGTGGCGGCGGTGCCCCATCAAACAAGTAATTTGATATTAATTATAATAAGAAAGGCGGCGATTGGCCGCTTTTCTTATTTTTGGCCTGTTTTAATTATACGTTATGCAGGGTAAACCATTATTTGTTACAGGTATAGGTACAGGGATAGGCAAAACCGTGGTTTCGGCGATACTGGTTGAGCACCTGAAGGCCGATTACTGGAAACCCATCCAATCCGGCGACCTGGACGATTCTGACACTAAAAAGGTAAAAAGCCTGGTTACTAATAGCGTTTCGGTTTTTCATCCCGAGGCTTATACTTTAACCCAACCCTACTCGCCCCATAAATCAGCTGCGCTGGATGGTATCAGTATTGATGAAAGGCAAATCATCCTGCCACAAACGGATAACCACTTAATTATTGAAGGCGCAGGCGGCCTGATGGTGCCGTTGAACAATCACTTTTTGATGATAGACCTGATAAAACAATTGGGTGCCGAAGTGATATTGGTATCGCAAAATTATTTAGGCAGCATAAACCACACGCTCTTATCTATTGATACCCTAAAACAGCGTAATATACCCGTCAAAGGCATCATATTTAATGGTGATACCGATAGCTATTCTGAGGATTATATCCTCTCTTACGCCGCTGTAAAACTTTTGGGGCGCATACCAATGCTGACTGACATTAGCAAAAACGAAGTAGCCAAAATAGCCGGCAACATCAGCCTGTAATTACTGTGAGTTATAATAAGTGATAATTGCAGCCAGGTCTGTATCAGATTTAAAGTTGAGCTTACCTGCATCAGCATAGCCTTTTATTTGCTCCTGTTTATTTGGTAAGGCAGCCAGTATAGATTTCCTGTCGTTTTTAACCTGTACTGCCTTGCCATTGTTTACAAGATAATATCTCACATCCTCCTGAAAACTTTTTGTTTTAGTGGCCGAATTGAACGCCTGTGTCTCCAACACTACTTTACTTGTTTTTTTGATCAGCTGCACGCCGCCATCAGCTAATACCTCAAAATAACTATTAGGTGTGGTTTTGGCAATGCCGGCAAAGCCTTTACGAAAATAGCGCAGCTTATCCGGCCCGGCAAGTGTAAATTCTTTAACGGTATCTACAAAGCTCAGCGGTTCGTCGTTTTTATCTGCAAAGTATAATTCATCGGCAACAATGTCATACTTAAGCTTAACACCAATAATGCTTTTACCATTGGCAAATTTTACCGTTCCGGTTTGCCAGTCGTCGTTTAAATAGGGCGAGCCTTCTACGTCGGTATAGGTTTGGGTTAGTATTGGCTTGCCGCTAATGTCGTTCCTGAATTGTGCATTAGCTGCATTTATATTGATCAGACAACATAGCATTATAAAAACGGTGCGTAGGTACTTCATGTATACAAGTTAGTTAAAATACATTTAAGTAAATATTCAGATTATTATAAATTTACCCAATGAAAAACATAACAGTTATAGGTTCGGGCACTATGGGTAACGGTATTGCCCATACCTTTGCGCAAAACGGCTTTAATGTATCGCTTGTTGATATTAATAACGATGCATTGCAAAAAGCATTGCAAACCATAGCCGGAAACCTTGACCGCCAGATAAAAAAAGGCACTATTGACGAAGCTGCCAAAACCGCTACCTTAAATAATATTAAAACCTATACGGATATAAAGCAAGGTGCCGCCACTGCCGACCTGGTAGTTGAAGCCGCCACCGAGAACCGCGAAATTAAGCTGAACCTCTTTAAACAACTTAGTGAAGTTTGCAAAACTGATACTATACTGGCCTCAAATACTTCATCAATATCCATTACCGAAATAGCATCCGTTACCGGCAACCCGGGTAATGTGATAGGAATGCACTTTATGAACCCCGTACCTGTGATGAAACTGGTTGAGGTGATACGCGGCTATGCCACCACCGACGAGGTGACCCAAACTATTATGGCTTTATCCGAAACCTTGGGTAAATCGCCGGTTGAGGTGAACGATTACCCCGGCTTTGTTGCTAACCGCATACTAATGCCCATGATAAACGAGGCCATTTACACCCTATTTGAAGGTGTAGCAGGCGTATCCGAGATAGATACTGTTATGAAACTGGGCATGGCCCACCCTATGGGCCCACTGCAATTGGCCGACTTTATTGGGCTGGATGTTTGCCTAGCTATACTAAAAGTACTGCACAATGGCTTTGGTAACCCTAAATATGCCCCCTGCCCTTTGCTGGTTAATATGGTTACTGCCGGGCATCTGGGTGTAAAATCGGGCAGCGGTTTTTATAAATATACCGCCGGAAGCAAAGACCTTTTGGTAGCGGATAAATTTGCCTAAGTGCCTTGTCTAACAGGTTGGATATATATTAATCCAAAACTTTCTTTTTTGAGCCTGTGTTACTGTCTGTATAAAAACATAAAGTAGTTTTTCTGCAAACTGCCCACTAATAACTGCAAACTACATGCGCTCCGGTACATCTATACCTAATAGGCTCATACCCCTGCTGATCACTTTTGCTGATGCTGCAGATAGTTGCAATCTAAACTGTTTTAACCGCTCTTCTTCGGCTTGTATAATAGGTTTCTCGTGGTAAAACTTATTATAGGTTTTGGCCAGTTCGTAAACATAGTTGGCCACTAACGCGGGGCTATGGCTTTCAGCGGCTTCTAATATAATAGCCGGGAACTTGGTTAAGGTAACAATAAGGTCGCGTTCAATAGCATCTAATTCGGCCACATTGTTGGTGCCGCCTGCCGGGCTATACCCTGCCCTGCTCATTACCGATTTGATACGGGCATGCGTATACTGAATAAATGGCCCTGTATGTCCCTGAAGATCTACCGACTCGTTAGGGTCAAACAACAGGCGTTTTTTTGGATCAACCTTTAATAAAAAGTATTTTAAAGCGCCCATGCCAATCGTATGGTACAGCTTAGCCTTTTCTTCTTCGGTAAAGCCATCTACCTTACCCATTGCCTCGGTAGTATCAGCTGCGGTTTTATACATATCGGCCATCAGGTCATCGGCATCAACCACCGTTCCCTCGCGTGATTTCATCTTACCCGAAGGCAGATCGACCATACCGTAAGATAAGTGATAAAGACCTTTTGCCCAGTTTTTGCCCAGTTTTTGCAGTATTAAAAACAATACTTTAAAGTGGTAGTCCTGCTCGTTACCTACTACATAGATGGATTCGTCCATCTTAAAATCATTATATTTTAGCTGCGCGGTACCCAAATCCTGTGTAATATATACCGATGTGCCGTCTGCGCGTAACACCAGCTTCTGGTCAAGGCCATCTTCGGTAAGGTCTATCCATACAGATCCATCATCTTTTTTAAAGAATACGCCTTTTTGCAAGCCTTCTTCAACAATATCTTTACCCAACAGGTAAGTGTTGCTTTCGTAGTAAAACTTATCGAAGCTTACACCCATGGTTTTGTAGGTTTCGGCAAAGCCTGCGTATACCCAACCATTCATGGTTTTCCAAAGGTTTATTACAGCCTCGTCTCCGGCTTCCCATTGCAGCAGCATTTGCTGGGCTTTTTTAATTAGGGGCGCGTTCTTTTTAGCATCGTCTTCGGTTTGGCCTTCTTCCACCAGTTCCTGTATTTGCTGTTTGTAGGCTTTATCAAACCAAACATAGTATTTACCGGCAAGGTGGTCGCCTTTTAAGCCCGATGATTCGGGGGTTTCGCCATTGCCAAACTCCTGCCAGGCCAGCATCGATTTACAAATGTGTATTCCCCTGTCGTTCACCAAATTAACCATGCTTACCTCATGGCCCGCTGCAGCTAATATCTGCGATAGCGAATAACCTAACAGGTTGTTACGCACATGGCCCAAATGCAGGGGCTTGTTGGTATTTGGCGATGAATACTCTACCATCACCTTTTTGCCTGTAGGCTTAGCAACAGCAAAGTTATCGGCCAATATTTCGGTATGCAATTTGTCTATCCAAAAAGCATCGGTAATAGCAATATTTAAAAAGCCTTTAACTACGTTAAAAGCAGCTATTTGTGGTAATATATTTTTAAGGTATTCGCCTATTTCGGTACCGGTTTGCTCGGGGCCTTTTCGCGATACTTTAGTATAGGGGAAGGTAACCAGGGTAACTTGTCCCTCAAATTCTTTGCGGGTTTCCTGCAGGTTAACATATTTGGCAGCAATATCGGTTTGGTATAAATCTTTAACGGCCTTAACAACAGCCTCAATAATAAAATCCATCGCGCAAAAATAGTTATTTAGTCCGAAAGTCGGGAAAGCTGCAAACGGCCTCTTACCAATCCTCGCACTTTACAGACTAAACTGCTACCTTTGTTTACTCTTATAACCCTTTATGATTCTAAAAAATAACGATTTTAAGTTAGATGTAACATCCGAAATTGGCAACTTGCGTGTGCTTTTGGTGCATAGTCCCGATAGTGGTTTAGGTAAAGTTGTGCCCTCAAAGGCACAGGATTGGCTTTTTGAGGATATTGTACACTTGGATACCATGCGCCGTAAAGAGTACGATTACTACATTAAACTGCTGATGTACTTTTTAGACCCCGCAAAAATAAAAGGTAAGCTGAGTGAAATTGACAGCCGGAAAACTAAACGTGCCTTTTTCAAGCCAGACAACGCGGGTTTTCATAACTCTGATAAGGTTGTAGAGATACAAACCCTGCTAAGCGATATTTTACAACAAACCGATATACGTAAAAAGCTGGTGGCCGCTGTATGCGCTATAGAAAGCTGCAATTATCGCCTGCAATTGCAACTAATAGATACCGACCCGGTTGAATTAGCTAAAATATTTATATCGGGTTCGTTAAGCGATGATACCATGATATTTGCCCCGATACCGAATATGATATTCTCCCGGGATATTGGTATTGCTATTAATAACCATATGCTGCTTAACAAGCCGGCCAAAAAGGCCCGTGCCCGCGAAACGCTGCTGGTGAGGTATATTTTCTTTAATCACCCTTTGTTTGAGGGCTACCGCGATAATATTTTAGAGATACCCGATACCATTCAGCACTTTTTAAGGCCCGGTGAGGCACAGGAAGAAAAAACCACCTTAGAGGGTGGCGACGTGATGATGGTTGCCCCAGAGCATCTGTTAATAGGTTGTAGCGAGCGTACATCTGTTAGCGGTGCCAATGAAGCTATTAAACTACTGTTTGCTAACAATGTGGTAAACAAGGTTACCATAGTAAAAATACCGCACAAGCGCGATTACATGCATATTGATACGGTTTTTACACAGGTAAAACGTAATACCTGGGTGCTGCTGCGCTCATTAGCTATTGCCGAGACCGCACAGGAACAGGAAGAACCAATAGCCTGGTTTGCCGATAAAAAGAACAAAGACAAGCCCGAAATTGTACAGTTTGAAAATGGCAAAAAGCCAAAGGTATTTGATTGCTTAGAGAGCTTGCTGGATGATATAAGCCGTAACGACCTGCAAAGCCAGGAACCAACTAAGTTTATATACTCAGGTAACAACGAGTTTCCGTTTGATGCCCGCGAGCAATGGACAGATAGTTGCAACCTGCTGGCTTTAAAAGAGGGTGTGGTGTTGGGCTACGACCGTAACGACAAAACAGTAGGTGCCTTCAAGCAAAACGGTTTTAGTGTAATACACGTAAAGGAACTACTTCAAAAATTTGAAAACAACGAGCTTGACCCGCAGACCATGAAAGATACGCTGATTCTAATGCCATCTGCCGAGCTTTCGCGTGCCCGTGGTGGTTTTCATTGTATGAGCATGCCGCTACAACGAGATGCAATTTTGTAATCATTCGTTCACTGGTTCCTTAGTTCATTGGTAGGGATGCTTTGAACTATGCACCAATGAACTATTAAACAAATGAACTAATGAGCCAAAGTACCAGTAATATATTAATGATAAGGCCTGTAAACTTCGGGTTTAACGCGCAAACGGCCGGGAGCAATGCCTTTCAAAATCGCGACGAAGACCAGCAACTGGTGCAGCAAAAAGCACAGCAGGAGTTTGATAGCTTTGTAGCGGTTTTGCGTAGCAACGGTGTTAGTGTAACCGTAATACAAGATACGCCCGACCCGCATACACCGGATTCCATCTTTCCGAATAACTGGGTTTCGTTTCATAACAACGGCGATATATTCCTTTACCCTATGCAGGCCGAAAACCGCCGTTTAGAACGCAGGGAAGATATTATTAGGCAATTAGAAGATAGTTTTAAAGCTAATCATGTGGTAGACTTGAGCAGATTTGAAGCAAAAAAACAGTTTTTAGAAGGCACAGGCAGCATGGTGTTGGACAGGGAGAACAAAATAGCCTATGCCTGCCTGTCGCCCCGCACCAATGCCGAAGTGTTAAAGGCTTTTTGCGAGTATACAGGTTATAAAGCCATCACTTTTGATGCTTTTGACCAGCATGGACAAGCCATTTATCATACAAACGTGTTAATGGCCATTGGCAGTAATTTTGCAGTTATTTGTTTAGATAGTATAACTAATTTGTCTGAAAAAGAATTAGTTATACAATCATTAACAGCAACTAAAAAAGAAATAATTGACATCGGCTTTGCTCACATGAACAGTTTTGCAGGTAACATGCTGGAGGTGAAAAACAACAAAGGCGAAACACTGGTGGTGATGTCACAAAATGCTTATAATTCCTTAGCCGAAGATCAAAGAAACAGCCTTGGTCAATATGGAAAGCTTGTTTATGCAGATATCAATACCATTGAAACCAATGGTGGCGGCA
This portion of the Inquilinus sp. KBS0705 genome encodes:
- a CDS encoding amidinotransferase produces the protein MIRPVNFGFNAQTAGSNAFQNRDEDQQLVQQKAQQEFDSFVAVLRSNGVSVTVIQDTPDPHTPDSIFPNNWVSFHNNGDIFLYPMQAENRRLERREDIIRQLEDSFKANHVVDLSRFEAKKQFLEGTGSMVLDRENKIAYACLSPRTNAEVLKAFCEYTGYKAITFDAFDQHGQAIYHTNVLMAIGSNFAVICLDSITNLSEKELVIQSLTATKKEIIDIGFAHMNSFAGNMLEVKNNKGETLVVMSQNAYNSLAEDQRNSLGQYGKLVYADINTIETNGGGSARCMIAEVHLELKD